One genomic window of uncultured Erythrobacter sp. includes the following:
- a CDS encoding EAL domain-containing protein has translation MTETKPKNRFGSAERDLIALGIATAAILLFVATGSAVLPGVFRSLVGIGTGPNHLLVNALLLNIALVIFGWRRYRQLTHEISERKRAEEHARKLSEIDPLTGCLNRRSMADAAEKLRASAAKKGDAVAFIMVDLDNFKQINDMHGHGIGDAVLVQLAERLIGQLPKQARIARLGGDEFGIVVPFNKSAPERIDDLIIRFFEQAAIPFELEKITIDATMSIGVATELEDESPNPLAIDASELMHRADIAMYHAKKQGKNRFFWFEPTMENELRFRNQLETGIRRGLAEAEFVPYYEQQVDLHTGELVGFEMLARWQSPQLGLVSPEIFIPIAEEIGVICEISDQLMAQAFTDACEWEDSLTLSINISPVQLRDPWFAQKLLKLLVQQGLPPQRLEIEITESCLHDNVGLVRSMITSLRNQGVRISLDDFGTGYSSLEQLRSLPFDRLKIDRSFVGELSNPEGSSTIVDAIISLGEGLNMPITAEGIEDEKILASLKEMGQLKGQGYLYGRPETAEEVRNRLRPLGKLVERRVYREPEETTHIFPEPSLARIRASQ, from the coding sequence GTGACAGAAACAAAACCGAAAAACCGCTTTGGCAGTGCCGAGCGTGACCTGATCGCACTCGGGATCGCCACCGCGGCTATCCTGTTGTTTGTTGCAACAGGTAGCGCAGTGCTTCCAGGCGTGTTTCGATCATTGGTTGGCATTGGCACCGGACCCAACCACTTGCTGGTCAACGCCCTGCTCCTGAACATCGCTCTCGTGATCTTCGGCTGGCGCCGTTACCGCCAGCTCACTCACGAAATCTCCGAACGCAAACGCGCCGAAGAACATGCGCGCAAGCTTTCGGAAATCGACCCGCTAACCGGCTGCCTGAACCGTCGCAGCATGGCGGATGCCGCTGAAAAGCTCCGCGCTTCCGCCGCCAAGAAGGGCGATGCGGTCGCCTTCATCATGGTCGATCTCGATAATTTCAAGCAGATCAACGATATGCACGGCCACGGCATTGGCGATGCCGTGCTGGTGCAATTGGCCGAGCGGCTGATAGGTCAATTGCCGAAGCAGGCGCGCATCGCACGTCTGGGCGGCGACGAATTCGGCATCGTTGTGCCATTCAACAAATCTGCGCCTGAGCGCATTGACGACTTGATCATCCGCTTTTTCGAACAGGCCGCAATCCCGTTCGAGCTTGAGAAAATTACCATCGACGCCACGATGTCGATCGGGGTCGCGACCGAGCTGGAGGACGAAAGCCCCAATCCGCTCGCCATTGATGCCAGCGAACTGATGCACCGCGCCGATATCGCGATGTATCACGCCAAAAAGCAGGGCAAAAACCGCTTTTTCTGGTTCGAACCGACCATGGAAAACGAGCTGCGCTTCCGCAATCAGCTCGAAACAGGCATTCGCCGCGGCCTCGCCGAAGCCGAATTCGTCCCCTATTATGAGCAGCAGGTTGATCTTCACACCGGCGAACTGGTCGGGTTTGAGATGCTCGCTCGCTGGCAGTCGCCGCAACTGGGCCTGGTCAGCCCCGAAATCTTCATTCCGATCGCCGAGGAAATCGGCGTCATTTGCGAGATTTCCGATCAGTTGATGGCCCAGGCCTTCACCGATGCGTGCGAATGGGAAGACTCGCTCACGCTGTCGATCAACATCTCGCCGGTGCAATTGCGTGATCCGTGGTTTGCACAAAAGCTGCTCAAGCTGCTCGTGCAACAGGGGCTGCCGCCGCAGCGGCTCGAAATCGAGATCACCGAAAGCTGCCTGCACGACAATGTCGGCCTTGTCCGGTCGATGATCACCAGCCTGCGCAATCAAGGCGTCCGGATCAGCCTCGACGATTTCGGCACAGGCTATTCCAGCCTTGAGCAGCTGCGTTCGCTGCCATTCGACCGGCTCAAGATCGATCGCAGTTTCGTTGGCGAACTCAGCAATCCCGAAGGCAGCTCTACCATTGTCGATGCGATCATCTCGCTGGGTGAAGGCCTCAACATGCCGATCACTGCTGAGGGTATCGAAGACGAGAAGATCCTCGCCTCGCTCAAGGAAATGGGCCAATTGAAGGGCCAAGGGTATCTCTACGGGCGTCCGGAAACCGCCGAAGAAGTTCGCAATCGCCTGCGCCCACTGGGCAAACTGGT
- a CDS encoding EVE domain-containing protein — MANYWLVKSEPFKYSWDDLVAEEEGVWDGVRNHSAKLNLRAMEVGDECFFYHSREGLEIVGVCEVTVAGILDPTDETGKWAAVKVKPKRKFDNPVTLKQIKAEPKLADCELVRLSRLSVAKIKPDEWKLICKMAEG, encoded by the coding sequence GTGGCCAATTACTGGTTGGTGAAATCCGAACCGTTCAAATACAGCTGGGACGATCTCGTCGCCGAGGAAGAAGGCGTTTGGGACGGAGTTCGCAATCATTCGGCAAAACTCAATTTGCGCGCGATGGAAGTGGGCGATGAGTGTTTTTTCTATCACTCGCGCGAAGGATTGGAGATTGTTGGCGTTTGCGAAGTGACCGTCGCGGGCATTCTCGACCCGACCGATGAAACCGGCAAATGGGCCGCGGTGAAGGTCAAACCAAAGCGCAAGTTCGACAATCCTGTGACGCTGAAACAGATCAAGGCCGAACCCAAGCTCGCGGATTGCGAGCTGGTGCGGCTCTCCCGCCTATCGGTCGCGAAGATCAAGCCCGATGAGTGGAAGCTGATCTGCAAAATGGCGGAAGGTTAG
- a CDS encoding thiamine pyrophosphate-binding protein has product MAETTRSAAELLVDCLAEQGTDRIFTVPGESFLAVLDALHERSDIETITCRQEGGVAFMACADGALNAAGSGRPGIAFVTRGPGATNASIGVHVAHQDSQPMILFVGDVDRGMRDREGFQEVDFPAFFGPICKWAAKIDDAARIPEYIARAYSVAISGRPGPVVLALPEDMLCDPVDPAIKPRPMVTRPAQAVCPDAMQALFALVADAASPIAIIGGAGWNAKAREHFQSFAENIGLPVATAFRRQDAISPSSPVHAGNLGYGPNPKLVERVKNADLVLAVGARLGEATTDGYSFPLPDHPEQLLVHVHPDPEELGRVYLTELSLCCAVDEFAEAAALWEDHTVIPFDAGAEAHAEWESWATHAPSDNPPALDMAACVTAMRKTLPADTIICNGAGNFAGWWHRYWRYEGLPTQLAPTAGAMGYGVPAAVAAALRHPDRQVVAVAGDGDFLMNGQELATAAQYGANLLVLVVDNSAYGTIRMHQEREYPGRVSATKLANPDFAALGAAYGGWSATVSTTDEFTVALAEAQSRKGLRLIHLKIDIEQLAASGATISGLRART; this is encoded by the coding sequence CTGCATGAACGGTCCGACATCGAAACAATTACCTGCCGTCAGGAAGGCGGCGTTGCCTTCATGGCATGCGCAGACGGAGCGCTAAACGCTGCTGGTTCGGGACGGCCTGGCATCGCGTTCGTCACGCGCGGACCGGGCGCCACAAATGCCAGCATCGGCGTGCATGTCGCACATCAGGATTCGCAGCCGATGATCCTGTTTGTCGGTGACGTGGATCGGGGGATGAGAGATCGCGAGGGCTTTCAGGAAGTCGATTTCCCCGCATTCTTCGGTCCGATATGCAAATGGGCAGCCAAGATCGACGATGCTGCGCGCATCCCGGAATACATCGCCCGTGCCTATTCGGTTGCGATCAGCGGTCGCCCCGGCCCGGTGGTGCTTGCCCTTCCGGAAGACATGTTGTGCGATCCGGTCGATCCGGCAATCAAACCACGCCCTATGGTCACCCGTCCTGCCCAGGCCGTTTGCCCGGACGCCATGCAGGCGCTGTTCGCATTGGTTGCCGACGCCGCAAGCCCGATTGCGATTATTGGCGGCGCTGGCTGGAACGCCAAAGCGCGTGAGCATTTCCAGAGCTTTGCCGAGAACATCGGCCTGCCAGTTGCAACTGCATTCCGGCGGCAGGATGCCATCAGCCCGTCCTCGCCCGTCCATGCGGGCAATCTCGGCTACGGTCCCAATCCCAAACTCGTCGAGCGAGTGAAGAACGCCGATCTCGTGCTCGCGGTGGGTGCTCGGCTTGGGGAGGCGACAACGGATGGATATTCTTTCCCGCTCCCCGACCACCCTGAACAATTGCTGGTCCACGTCCACCCTGACCCGGAAGAGCTGGGCCGCGTCTACCTAACCGAACTGTCCCTGTGCTGCGCGGTCGATGAATTCGCCGAAGCGGCGGCCCTTTGGGAGGATCACACCGTTATCCCGTTCGATGCCGGGGCTGAGGCGCATGCTGAGTGGGAGAGTTGGGCCACGCACGCGCCATCGGACAACCCGCCCGCGCTTGATATGGCCGCCTGCGTCACGGCGATGCGAAAGACGCTTCCAGCCGACACCATCATCTGCAACGGCGCGGGCAATTTCGCGGGATGGTGGCATCGCTATTGGCGCTACGAAGGACTGCCGACCCAGCTTGCACCGACAGCCGGGGCGATGGGATACGGTGTTCCAGCCGCAGTCGCAGCCGCTCTGCGCCATCCCGATCGACAGGTTGTTGCCGTCGCAGGTGATGGCGATTTTCTCATGAACGGACAGGAGCTCGCGACCGCAGCGCAGTACGGCGCAAACCTGCTCGTGCTCGTCGTCGATAACAGCGCCTATGGCACGATTCGAATGCATCAAGAGCGCGAATATCCGGGACGGGTATCGGCAACCAAGCTCGCCAACCCCGATTTCGCAGCGCTCGGCGCAGCGTATGGCGGTTGGTCCGCGACCGTCTCAACCACCGATGAGTTCACCGTTGCCCTTGCCGAAGCACAATCCCGCAAAGGCCTGCGACTGATTCATCTAAAGATCGATATCGAACAGCTCGCCGCCAGCGGCGCGACGATCAGCGGATTGAGAGCGAGGACCTAA